The following are encoded together in the Desulfovibrio desulfuricans DSM 642 genome:
- a CDS encoding 4Fe-4S binding protein, with protein MRGASRLIPLPSFLALLPAGAHFWRSGQPGLAAACLALALLAWGRAAWVRLLLLLVLPLLAARWIWAAAQFVQMRMFMGEPWHRLAVILLSVALLTALAALPLLRESARQRYHEGDSSARTQLAALFLCLGLLLPVWFMKPQLLVIERFSPQWGSLQLALAGIWAACAAGWLSGKKVPQVRMHLWRLFSLVFFAQLVLGLALESRFLLSGQLHLPVPGLIAAAPIYRGGGWFMLGLFGFSTLVAGAAWCSHLCYFGVWDASAAKSCAGGPRGLTAIKNSGSAKTGSGNAALPIPRRAPRWLPYLRLAMLGLTLAVPLLLRLSGAPLEAALACGLLLGLLAVPASLLVSRKAGYAAYCRGLCPLGLLAKWIGRIAPWRVRRTGSCRRCMACVRVCRQDAMGDPMTTSGPNADCNLCRDCVAVCPQKALSITCYGMRGTQAWAGPTLIALLAALHAAFLAMARI; from the coding sequence ATGCGCGGAGCTTCCCGCCTTATCCCCTTGCCTTCTTTTCTGGCCCTGCTGCCTGCCGGAGCGCACTTCTGGCGCAGCGGTCAGCCAGGCCTCGCCGCCGCCTGCCTTGCTCTGGCCCTGCTGGCCTGGGGCCGCGCCGCATGGGTGCGCCTGCTGCTCCTGCTGGTGCTGCCCCTGCTGGCCGCCCGCTGGATATGGGCTGCGGCCCAGTTTGTACAAATGCGCATGTTCATGGGCGAACCTTGGCACAGGCTGGCTGTTATTCTGCTGAGCGTGGCCCTGCTGACGGCGCTTGCCGCCCTGCCCCTGCTGCGCGAATCCGCACGACAACGCTACCATGAAGGCGACTCCAGCGCGCGCACCCAACTGGCCGCGCTGTTCCTTTGCCTTGGCCTGTTGCTGCCAGTCTGGTTTATGAAGCCGCAACTGCTGGTTATTGAACGGTTTTCCCCTCAATGGGGATCACTGCAGCTTGCGCTGGCGGGCATTTGGGCGGCCTGCGCAGCCGGATGGCTGAGCGGCAAAAAGGTTCCGCAGGTTAGAATGCATTTGTGGCGGCTCTTTTCACTGGTCTTTTTTGCCCAGCTTGTTCTCGGGCTGGCACTGGAAAGCCGTTTTCTGCTCAGCGGGCAACTGCATCTGCCTGTACCGGGGCTGATCGCCGCCGCGCCCATCTATCGTGGCGGCGGCTGGTTCATGCTGGGGCTGTTCGGTTTTTCCACACTGGTTGCGGGCGCGGCCTGGTGCAGCCATCTTTGCTACTTTGGCGTGTGGGATGCCAGCGCCGCAAAATCCTGCGCCGGAGGCCCGCGTGGACTGACTGCGATAAAAAATTCCGGCTCCGCAAAGACAGGTTCCGGTAATGCTGCTCTGCCCATTCCCCGCCGCGCGCCCAGGTGGCTGCCATATCTGCGGCTTGCCATGCTGGGCCTGACCCTTGCCGTTCCCCTGCTCTTGCGTCTTTCGGGCGCACCGCTGGAGGCGGCTCTTGCCTGCGGCCTGTTACTGGGCCTGCTGGCTGTACCGGCATCACTGCTGGTCAGCCGCAAGGCTGGATACGCCGCCTACTGCCGGGGCCTATGCCCCTTGGGGCTGCTGGCAAAGTGGATTGGCCGCATTGCCCCCTGGCGCGTGCGCCGCACAGGATCCTGCCGCCGCTGCATGGCCTGCGTGCGGGTATGCCGTCAGGACGCCATGGGCGATCCCATGACCACATCAGGCCCCAATGCAGACTGCAATCTGTGCCGCGACTGCGTAGCCGTATGCCCGCAAAAGGCGCTTTCCATAACCTGCTACGGCATGCGCGGCACGCAAGCCTGGGCGGGACCAACACTCATTGCCCTGCTTGCTGCCCTGCACGCGGCCTTTCTTGCCATGGCCCGCATCTAG
- a CDS encoding NADH-quinone oxidoreductase subunit C yields the protein MQETINGNAKVIEGLSALCTEDDAVHHSTDSFGNAFHWFRLGTPRMLQDAAAIMSEAKARLCMTTAYNRRQLSEPMQEVCYHFELDGVVYNMTVTLNGEWPTVPSITPLFANADWHEREMMELYGIQVTGHPNPTRLFLDEELDAGILNEAVPLSIMMNGACTTDLWERILNDKERNHE from the coding sequence ATGCAAGAGACAATTAACGGCAACGCCAAAGTCATCGAGGGGCTTTCAGCCCTGTGTACCGAAGACGACGCCGTACACCACAGCACGGACAGCTTCGGCAACGCTTTTCACTGGTTCAGGCTGGGTACGCCCCGCATGTTGCAGGATGCCGCCGCCATCATGAGCGAAGCCAAGGCGCGCCTGTGCATGACCACCGCTTACAACCGCCGCCAGCTCAGCGAACCCATGCAGGAAGTTTGCTACCACTTTGAGCTGGACGGCGTGGTTTACAACATGACTGTGACCCTTAACGGCGAGTGGCCCACCGTGCCCTCCATCACCCCCCTGTTTGCCAATGCCGACTGGCACGAACGGGAAATGATGGAACTCTACGGCATTCAGGTTACAGGCCACCCCAATCCAACGCGCCTGTTTCTGGATGAAGAGCTTGACGCAGGCATTCTCAACGAGGCCGTGCCCCTGTCCATCATGATGAACGGGGCCTGCACCACCGACCTCTGGGAACGCATTCTCAATGACAAGGAGCGCAACCATGAGTAA
- a CDS encoding respiratory chain complex I subunit 1 family protein, with amino-acid sequence MSDTLLAILHMCIFPGGAFALLVAMFFKGLDRRVEARLQRRVGPPLIQPWLDIAKLLTKETLIPKTACRSAFLMAPVFGFTGMAVCAAFIPIPGVFNGLFNMGDLLVIFYLLPIPAMAIMLGGSASSSPYGAVGFSREMMLMLAYETPLLMILLSVAMLTGKVLSGGAWGAEFSLLKIVAMQQQVGSFGFNPTMIPALLAYLIFLPGTMGVVPFDIPEAETELIEGPLLEYGGPLLALFQITSALKTFVVLGLGVALFFPGTISDIWLVNLVWFLLKCLGLTLVKSATGRFRIDQAFRFYITVPTALALCSLILVWVM; translated from the coding sequence ATGAGCGACACCCTGCTTGCCATACTGCACATGTGCATCTTCCCCGGCGGGGCCTTTGCCCTGCTGGTGGCCATGTTCTTCAAAGGACTTGACCGCCGGGTCGAAGCGCGGCTGCAGCGCCGCGTCGGCCCCCCGCTGATCCAGCCCTGGCTCGACATAGCCAAGCTGCTGACCAAGGAAACCCTTATCCCCAAAACCGCCTGCCGCTCGGCCTTTTTGATGGCCCCGGTGTTCGGTTTCACGGGTATGGCCGTGTGCGCGGCCTTTATCCCGATCCCCGGCGTGTTCAACGGCCTGTTCAACATGGGCGACCTGCTGGTGATCTTCTACCTGCTGCCCATCCCGGCCATGGCCATCATGCTGGGTGGCTCGGCCTCCAGTTCGCCCTACGGCGCTGTGGGCTTCTCGCGCGAAATGATGCTGATGCTGGCCTATGAAACGCCGCTGCTCATGATTCTGCTCTCTGTCGCCATGCTCACGGGCAAGGTGCTGAGCGGCGGTGCCTGGGGCGCGGAATTCTCGCTGCTCAAGATCGTCGCCATGCAGCAGCAGGTGGGTTCCTTCGGGTTCAACCCGACCATGATTCCCGCTCTGCTGGCCTATCTGATCTTCCTGCCCGGCACCATGGGCGTTGTGCCCTTTGATATCCCCGAGGCGGAAACTGAACTGATTGAAGGCCCCCTGCTGGAATACGGCGGCCCACTGCTGGCCCTGTTCCAGATCACGTCCGCTCTCAAGACCTTTGTAGTTTTGGGCCTGGGGGTTGCGCTTTTCTTCCCCGGCACCATATCTGACATATGGCTGGTAAATCTGGTCTGGTTCCTGCTCAAGTGCCTTGGGCTCACGCTGGTCAAATCGGCCACCGGGCGCTTCCGCATTGACCAGGCCTTCCGTTTTTACATAACTGTGCCCACGGCGCTTGCGCTGTGCAGCCTTATACTGGTCTGGGTGATGTAA
- a CDS encoding flavodoxin family protein, whose translation MNACIVYSSCTGNTRKVAEALADTSGLPCFPVCNAPEPDDFDVLALGFWVRKGLPDARALRYMDRVRGKHVFFFGTLGAWPHSDHARRCMAATHEILQAGGNTVVDGFLCQGRVNPQVVAASQRKGGHPLNPERLARLREAERHPDAADLTAARLHWQRSLQKFTANVPVRQTPCIAADILSMPEPIGSNTSL comes from the coding sequence ATGAACGCTTGCATTGTTTATTCTTCCTGCACGGGCAATACCCGCAAAGTGGCTGAAGCTCTGGCCGACACCTCGGGTCTTCCCTGCTTCCCCGTGTGCAACGCTCCAGAGCCGGACGACTTTGATGTTCTGGCCCTGGGGTTCTGGGTGCGCAAAGGTCTGCCTGATGCCCGCGCCCTGCGCTACATGGATCGCGTGCGCGGCAAGCACGTGTTTTTTTTCGGCACGCTGGGCGCATGGCCCCATTCAGACCACGCCCGCCGCTGCATGGCAGCAACGCACGAAATTTTACAGGCTGGCGGCAATACGGTAGTTGATGGATTCTTGTGTCAGGGCCGCGTCAATCCACAGGTGGTTGCAGCGTCGCAGCGCAAGGGCGGTCATCCCCTGAACCCAGAGCGTCTGGCCCGCCTGCGCGAGGCTGAGCGTCACCCGGACGCGGCAGATCTGACGGCGGCGCGCCTGCACTGGCAACGCAGCCTGCAAAAATTCACTGCCAATGTCCCTGTGCGGCAAACCCCTTGCATTGCCGCAGACATTTTATCCATGCCGGAACCCATCGGCAGCAATACCTCGCTGTAA
- a CDS encoding Crp/Fnr family transcriptional regulator, with amino-acid sequence MENSDLQTIHAALQTGPFAAMSDTERQKLALHARVQPFSQGATLFREGEATADAMLLLSGMVKLCRHSAQGKECVLHLVRCGRMLDAGVLFYEEGLPVTAIGVQNGVVLRLERKALLEALRNDAALGVAMLAAMSLRQRLFINKIAGSQGRISVSGRVAAWLLHRAKMEKSATLSMGVTQETLARQMGISRESLSRELSALASAGLIDRDRRRIILLDANALRERAEA; translated from the coding sequence ATGGAAAACAGCGACCTGCAAACCATCCATGCTGCCTTGCAAACCGGCCCTTTTGCGGCCATGTCGGATACTGAACGCCAAAAGCTGGCCCTGCACGCCCGTGTGCAGCCATTCAGCCAGGGCGCGACACTTTTTCGCGAGGGTGAAGCCACTGCCGATGCCATGCTGCTGCTCTCGGGCATGGTCAAGTTGTGCCGCCATTCGGCTCAGGGCAAGGAATGTGTGCTGCACCTTGTGCGTTGCGGCAGAATGCTGGACGCAGGGGTGCTTTTTTATGAAGAAGGCCTGCCTGTAACGGCTATCGGGGTGCAGAACGGCGTAGTTTTACGGCTGGAACGCAAGGCCCTGCTTGAAGCCCTGCGCAACGACGCGGCCCTGGGAGTCGCCATGCTGGCGGCCATGAGCCTGCGCCAACGCCTGTTCATCAACAAGATTGCGGGGTCGCAGGGTCGCATTTCCGTTTCGGGCCGGGTAGCGGCATGGCTGCTGCACAGGGCAAAAATGGAAAAAAGCGCCACCCTGAGCATGGGCGTCACCCAGGAAACCCTGGCCCGCCAGATGGGCATAAGCCGCGAGAGCCTGAGCCGGGAACTCAGCGCCCTGGCATCAGCCGGTCTCATTGACCGCGACCGCCGCCGCATCATTCTGCTTGATGCCAACGCCCTGCGCGAAAGGGCCGAAGCATAG
- a CDS encoding AzlC family ABC transporter permease has protein sequence MSGISSASPLAEGLRRALPIVLGYLPVGFAFGVLAVKNNIPPSLAVAMSVLMFSGSGQFVFAGMWGAGASALSIMAAVFIVNLRYLLQSAAESPWLAGLPRGQRFLLGLGLTDETFAVHVTAFQNGWQRSLTTLFVCNQTAQLGWVSGAAIGAFCGELVSDVKPLGLDYALTAMFLALLVPQCVSRLHVLVALFTTTLSISLKAAGMTQWNIAVATVLGASLGTWLLVRKARHEGAPLDLADRQNKAADSPDISNMATPRTEEAES, from the coding sequence ATGTCCGGCATATCTTCCGCTTCCCCCCTGGCGGAGGGCCTGCGGCGCGCACTGCCCATTGTGCTGGGCTACCTGCCCGTAGGCTTCGCTTTTGGGGTTCTTGCAGTCAAGAACAACATCCCCCCCTCTCTGGCTGTCGCCATGTCCGTGCTCATGTTTTCCGGCTCCGGCCAGTTCGTGTTCGCGGGCATGTGGGGCGCTGGCGCAAGCGCGCTCTCCATCATGGCGGCAGTGTTTATTGTAAACCTGCGCTATCTGCTGCAATCCGCCGCCGAATCCCCCTGGCTGGCTGGCCTGCCACGCGGGCAACGCTTTCTGCTGGGCCTCGGCCTTACGGACGAGACCTTTGCCGTCCATGTCACGGCCTTTCAGAACGGCTGGCAGCGCAGCCTCACCACACTCTTTGTCTGCAACCAGACCGCGCAGCTGGGCTGGGTTTCCGGTGCGGCTATCGGCGCGTTTTGCGGCGAGCTGGTGAGCGATGTCAAGCCGCTGGGCCTTGATTATGCGCTCACCGCCATGTTTCTGGCCCTGCTGGTGCCGCAGTGCGTCAGCCGCTTGCACGTGCTGGTGGCGCTCTTTACCACCACGCTTTCCATCAGCCTCAAGGCTGCGGGCATGACCCAGTGGAATATTGCCGTTGCCACGGTGCTTGGCGCAAGCCTTGGCACATGGCTCTTGGTGCGCAAGGCGCGGCACGAGGGCGCACCCCTTGACCTTGCCGACCGGCAAAACAAGGCTGCAGACAGCCCCGATATCAGCAACATGGCGACACCGCGTACAGAGGAGGCCGAATCATGA
- a CDS encoding DUF4911 domain-containing protein, with the protein MPRARGSASGPPSLRERRKPAPALPPPTRSGSLLVRIAPEHTGLFRFLLEAYEHIAYFTVLENKTALLRVIFSPHREREAREALTQMAQSLPFTVEEWPK; encoded by the coding sequence ATGCCGCGCGCACGGGGTTCCGCTTCCGGGCCGCCCTCACTGCGCGAGAGGCGCAAACCGGCTCCCGCACTGCCGCCGCCAACGCGCAGCGGCAGCCTTTTGGTGCGCATTGCGCCGGAGCATACGGGGCTGTTCCGCTTTTTGCTCGAAGCCTATGAGCACATTGCCTATTTTACCGTACTTGAAAACAAGACCGCCCTGCTGCGAGTTATCTTTTCACCTCACAGAGAGCGAGAGGCGCGCGAGGCTCTGACCCAGATGGCCCAAAGCCTGCCATTTACCGTTGAGGAATGGCCCAAATAG
- a CDS encoding 4Fe-4S dicluster domain-containing protein has translation MTEHIQVVPDKCRACRRCEVACIAAHHGMSFKEAMKHRDELVSRVQVVKAEGFKTTVRCHQCDHAPCANVCPTGALQQDADGRIIMRVQYCVACKMCIAACPYGTITLDTIGMPSVDGDDGETLAQRARREVAVRCDMCRAWRMENGKRITACMEACPAHALSLVLADGSVVEAPAPEKKPAIEGAPEKPAAPVAEPGPRASVTAAGRTPEEAKAEAPAAPVAEAAAPAPVVESPVAPKAEEPKVEAPVEAPAEANTAPVVEEAPAPAPEVKTEPAAEAPATELAAATPVETKPEAAPAAPKAAASKPAKSNKKATRKGGKK, from the coding sequence ATGACTGAACATATCCAGGTCGTACCCGACAAATGCCGCGCCTGCCGCCGCTGTGAAGTGGCCTGCATTGCCGCCCACCACGGCATGAGCTTTAAAGAGGCCATGAAACACCGCGACGAACTGGTTTCGCGCGTACAGGTGGTCAAGGCCGAAGGCTTCAAGACCACCGTGCGTTGCCACCAGTGCGACCACGCGCCCTGCGCCAACGTGTGCCCCACCGGCGCACTGCAGCAGGATGCCGATGGCCGCATCATCATGCGTGTACAATACTGTGTTGCCTGTAAGATGTGCATCGCTGCATGCCCTTACGGCACCATCACCCTTGACACCATCGGCATGCCCTCCGTGGATGGCGACGATGGTGAAACCCTGGCCCAGCGCGCCCGCCGCGAAGTGGCCGTGCGCTGCGACATGTGCCGCGCATGGCGCATGGAAAACGGCAAGCGCATCACCGCCTGCATGGAAGCCTGCCCGGCCCACGCCCTTTCGCTGGTGCTGGCAGACGGTTCTGTGGTGGAAGCCCCCGCGCCGGAAAAGAAGCCCGCCATTGAAGGCGCGCCGGAAAAACCCGCCGCTCCCGTGGCCGAACCCGGGCCCCGTGCATCCGTGACCGCTGCTGGCCGCACCCCTGAAGAAGCCAAGGCTGAAGCCCCTGCCGCCCCTGTGGCGGAAGCAGCGGCTCCGGCACCTGTTGTGGAATCTCCCGTAGCGCCCAAGGCCGAGGAACCCAAGGTCGAGGCTCCTGTGGAAGCCCCTGCCGAAGCCAATACCGCTCCGGTAGTGGAAGAAGCCCCAGCGCCCGCGCCTGAAGTCAAGACGGAGCCTGCGGCTGAAGCCCCGGCAACGGAACTCGCTGCGGCGACACCGGTTGAAACCAAGCCCGAGGCTGCCCCGGCAGCGCCCAAGGCTGCGGCCTCCAAGCCTGCCAAGAGCAACAAAAAGGCAACCAGGAAGGGCGGCAAGAAGTAA
- a CDS encoding nickel-dependent hydrogenase large subunit, translating to MSNTFTMPLGPVHVALEEPVYFHLTVEGETVRHVELTSGHVHRGMEAMATQRNLVKNVTLTERVCSLCSNSHSFTYSMVVENVLGITIPERACYLRVVAEEIKRIASHLFNTAIQAHIIGFKSLFMHVMEVREMMQDLKETVYGNRMNLAANCIGGVKYNVTPELLDYMLKTLAKVEPQVDEIREIYATNGMVLGRTKGLGLLPKEDAVHLGIVGPVARGSGVAIDVRKDSPYAAYGKLNFNSVLEHGCCVNSRTMVRLHEIFESFSLIRQCIERMPEGEITAPMRQIRTAEACARTEAPRGEVFYYIRTNGTDMPSRLKWRVPSYMNWKALGVMMRDCKVADVALITNSIDPCVSCTER from the coding sequence ATGAGTAACACCTTCACCATGCCTCTGGGCCCCGTACACGTGGCCCTTGAGGAACCGGTATATTTCCACCTCACGGTGGAGGGTGAAACGGTTCGCCACGTGGAGCTGACCTCCGGTCACGTGCACCGCGGCATGGAAGCCATGGCTACCCAGCGCAACCTCGTCAAGAACGTCACCCTTACCGAACGCGTGTGCTCGCTGTGCTCCAACAGCCACTCCTTCACCTACAGCATGGTGGTGGAAAACGTGCTCGGCATCACCATTCCCGAGCGCGCCTGCTACCTGCGCGTGGTGGCTGAAGAAATCAAGCGCATTGCCTCGCACCTGTTCAACACGGCCATTCAGGCGCATATCATCGGCTTCAAGTCGCTGTTCATGCACGTGATGGAAGTGCGTGAAATGATGCAGGATCTCAAGGAAACCGTCTACGGCAACCGCATGAATCTGGCGGCCAACTGCATCGGCGGCGTTAAGTACAACGTCACCCCCGAGCTTTTGGACTACATGCTCAAGACCCTTGCCAAGGTTGAACCGCAGGTGGATGAAATCCGCGAGATCTACGCCACCAACGGCATGGTTCTTGGCCGCACCAAGGGCCTTGGCCTGCTGCCCAAGGAAGACGCAGTGCATCTTGGCATTGTTGGCCCCGTGGCCCGCGGTTCCGGCGTTGCCATCGACGTGCGCAAGGATTCGCCTTACGCCGCCTACGGCAAGCTGAACTTCAACTCGGTTCTTGAGCACGGCTGCTGCGTGAACTCACGCACCATGGTGCGGCTGCATGAGATATTTGAATCGTTCAGCCTCATCCGCCAGTGCATCGAAAGGATGCCCGAGGGCGAGATCACGGCACCCATGCGCCAGATCCGCACGGCAGAGGCCTGCGCCCGCACCGAAGCCCCGCGCGGCGAAGTGTTTTACTACATTCGCACCAACGGCACGGATATGCCCTCGCGCCTCAAATGGCGTGTGCCTTCCTACATGAACTGGAAGGCCCTGGGCGTCATGATGCGTGACTGCAAGGTGGCCGATGTGGCGCTGATAACCAACAGCATCGACCCATGCGTTTCCTGCACCGAACGCTAG
- a CDS encoding pyridoxamine 5'-phosphate oxidase family protein — translation MRKQNRECLDPAFFDEVFSTAEDLCLAMHDGEFPYVIPLNFVRQDNCIYIHCALEGHKLDCIRRNPNVAFTLCADVTIHREKSTTYYKSLCGTGRAVIVDDPAEKGLALDALAVRYAALCPTPTPDAALARTGVVRIDIVELVGKRKLPK, via the coding sequence ATGCGCAAACAGAACCGCGAATGCCTTGACCCGGCATTTTTTGACGAAGTTTTTTCCACTGCTGAAGACCTCTGCCTTGCCATGCACGATGGGGAATTTCCCTATGTCATTCCGCTCAACTTTGTGCGCCAGGACAACTGCATCTATATCCACTGCGCCCTTGAAGGTCACAAGCTGGACTGTATCCGCCGCAACCCCAATGTGGCTTTTACCTTGTGTGCGGATGTGACCATCCACAGGGAAAAATCCACGACCTATTACAAATCGCTGTGCGGCACAGGCCGCGCCGTGATTGTGGATGACCCGGCGGAAAAGGGCCTCGCCCTTGACGCCCTGGCAGTGCGCTACGCCGCCCTTTGCCCCACGCCCACGCCGGATGCGGCCCTTGCCCGCACAGGCGTGGTACGCATTGACATTGTGGAGCTGGTGGGCAAGCGCAAACTGCCCAAGTAA
- a CDS encoding HPP family protein: MMRVLRRLRAGTMAPPRADWNEIFWAWAGSCLSIISLALLEKLCSQEWNLPLLIGSFGASAVLAFGAPHSPLAQPRNLVGGHVLSALVGVSCQLLFSDNPVLASGLAVSTAIALMHATQTLHPPGGATALIAVIGGPGIHSLGYWYVLLPCAAGAICMLALAYAANNLAARKRYPLFWW, translated from the coding sequence ATGATGCGTGTTTTGCGCCGCCTGCGTGCGGGCACAATGGCCCCGCCCAGGGCCGACTGGAATGAAATATTCTGGGCGTGGGCAGGCAGTTGCCTGTCCATAATCAGTCTTGCGCTGCTTGAAAAACTCTGCTCGCAAGAGTGGAATCTGCCCCTGCTCATCGGCTCGTTCGGCGCGTCCGCCGTGCTGGCCTTTGGCGCGCCCCACAGCCCGCTGGCCCAGCCCCGAAATCTTGTGGGCGGGCACGTGCTCTCCGCGCTTGTGGGCGTGAGCTGCCAGCTCCTGTTCAGCGATAATCCGGTGCTGGCCTCGGGCCTTGCCGTCTCCACGGCCATTGCCCTCATGCACGCAACGCAGACCCTGCATCCTCCGGGCGGCGCAACGGCTCTTATCGCCGTTATCGGCGGTCCAGGCATCCACAGTCTCGGCTACTGGTATGTGCTCCTGCCCTGCGCAGCGGGGGCCATCTGCATGCTGGCCCTGGCCTATGCCGCCAATAATCTCGCCGCCCGCAAAAGGTATCCACTGTTCTGGTGGTAA
- a CDS encoding AzlD domain-containing protein translates to MNENGWFSTNAALMLCLLGSVLVTVLPKILPVTFLKGDSLPPLLRHWLSFVPVAVMAALVGPDVFFYEGHFNAGPSNLFLMVALPSLLVAWWSKNYFLTIAFGIGLVILARWAGLY, encoded by the coding sequence ATGAACGAAAACGGATGGTTCAGCACCAATGCGGCCCTGATGCTCTGCCTGCTTGGCAGTGTTCTGGTTACGGTTCTGCCAAAGATCCTGCCTGTCACCTTTTTGAAGGGCGACAGCCTGCCCCCGCTGCTGCGGCACTGGCTGTCCTTTGTGCCCGTCGCCGTCATGGCGGCCCTGGTGGGGCCGGACGTGTTCTTTTACGAAGGGCACTTCAACGCCGGGCCTTCCAACCTGTTTCTGATGGTGGCCCTGCCCTCGCTGCTGGTCGCGTGGTGGTCAAAGAACTATTTTCTCACCATCGCCTTCGGCATCGGCCTTGTTATTCTGGCCCGCTGGGCCGGGTTGTACTGA
- a CDS encoding 4Fe-4S dicluster domain-containing protein — MAGFLKVLFRNLLEGPSTDPFPLGETFTPERLRGKAVVDPDLCMGCGICRHSCAAGAINISPLPDRKGFTITIWQNSCCLCASCRHYCPTGAMSITTDWHTAHPESEKFNRIEQQTIRYEPCAGCGELMRPLPKKLAEKLYAYNDEIDRDLTRRLCPKCRQLEDAKRNACVLPAASGEAAATSVTSAAPTKD; from the coding sequence ATGGCGGGCTTTCTGAAAGTTCTGTTCCGCAATTTGCTGGAAGGTCCAAGTACCGACCCCTTCCCCTTGGGCGAAACCTTCACCCCCGAAAGGCTTCGCGGCAAGGCTGTTGTGGATCCCGATCTGTGCATGGGCTGCGGCATCTGCCGTCACTCGTGCGCGGCAGGGGCCATCAACATCTCGCCGCTGCCCGACCGCAAGGGTTTTACCATCACCATATGGCAAAACTCCTGCTGCCTGTGCGCCTCATGCCGCCATTACTGCCCCACCGGGGCCATGAGCATCACGACCGACTGGCACACCGCGCATCCGGAATCGGAAAAATTCAACCGCATCGAACAGCAGACGATTCGCTACGAACCCTGCGCCGGTTGCGGCGAGCTTATGCGCCCCCTGCCCAAAAAGCTGGCCGAAAAGCTCTATGCCTATAATGATGAAATCGACAGGGATCTGACGCGCAGGCTCTGCCCCAAATGCCGCCAGCTTGAGGACGCCAAACGCAATGCCTGCGTACTGCCCGCCGCAAGCGGCGAGGCAGCGGCGACCAGCGTCACTTCTGCCGCTCCCACCAAGGATTAG
- a CDS encoding NADH-quinone oxidoreductase subunit B family protein, which produces MLKKLSVRSPWLFRINAGSCNGCDVELATTACIPRYDVERLGCRYCGSPRHADIVLVTGPLTTRVRDRVLKVWNEIPEPKVTVAVGICPISGGVFREGYSIEGPLDRYIPVDVNVPGCPPRPQAILEAVVLARSIWLKKLGVEE; this is translated from the coding sequence ATGCTTAAAAAACTCTCCGTGCGGTCGCCGTGGCTTTTCCGCATCAACGCTGGCTCGTGCAACGGTTGCGACGTGGAACTGGCAACCACGGCCTGTATTCCGCGCTATGACGTGGAACGCCTGGGTTGCCGCTATTGCGGCAGCCCCCGCCATGCCGACATTGTGCTTGTAACAGGCCCGCTGACCACCAGGGTGCGCGACCGCGTGCTTAAAGTGTGGAACGAAATTCCCGAACCCAAGGTCACTGTGGCGGTGGGCATCTGCCCCATCTCGGGTGGCGTGTTCCGCGAAGGCTATTCCATTGAAGGCCCGCTTGACCGCTACATCCCGGTAGACGTCAACGTGCCCGGTTGCCCGCCTCGTCCACAGGCCATTCTTGAGGCTGTGGTGCTGGCGCGTTCCATCTGGCTGAAAAAACTGGGCGTGGAGGAGTGA
- a CDS encoding hydrogenase maturation nickel metallochaperone HypA: MHEATLVQGLLNMAIKAVEDHNKAHPESPVSRIAEFQCELGLLACVEAQTLTACFELLAEGTLAEGAKLTLACAPLACTCNQCGHEFSLTQRHFVCPSCGGENIHFNGGHGMTLMALHVASEETDHD, encoded by the coding sequence ATGCATGAGGCAACGCTGGTTCAGGGACTACTGAACATGGCCATCAAGGCTGTGGAAGACCACAATAAGGCGCATCCGGAATCTCCGGTCAGCCGTATTGCGGAATTCCAGTGCGAACTGGGCCTGCTTGCCTGCGTGGAAGCGCAAACGCTCACCGCCTGCTTTGAACTGCTGGCGGAAGGGACCCTTGCCGAGGGCGCAAAGCTTACGCTTGCCTGCGCGCCCCTGGCCTGTACCTGCAATCAGTGCGGACATGAATTCAGCCTGACGCAACGGCATTTCGTCTGCCCCAGTTGCGGCGGCGAAAACATCCACTTCAACGGGGGTCATGGGATGACGCTTATGGCCCTGCACGTTGCATCCGAGGAAACGGACCATGACTGA